The Paenibacillus hexagrammi genome has a window encoding:
- a CDS encoding phage portal protein gives MSQIGYWTNLVSAFRGGKSPQPRAELTPFYFPFVSGGNVRPQPKLTMNHAKLRVFSESPIPRRAIDYIKNQVSMLEWDVLTKDGKELNSRQKKDAARVKAILETPNSQESWRTFIEQIAEDMLVIGYSSIEKRDWSANKERPLVLYPFDSASLQMYSDWDGTPSKPRFAQVDGYGQMINFRDDQLIYVRNNPRTNTPWGLSPLEVAAQTIDYLLSAQAYAGRSAGNATARKLVDLGEDIDPAQLEEIRMWWRSEVEGRGHTPIIGGSKGAKSIELGATNDEGLFLKWQGFLINQVANAFGLDSQKFGAVLASRATGDILDDSTDEGAIRPLAHSIAAAINRGVIEALGIKDLKFVFRWTANYKDRKSLAAIHQIYITQDVLTIDETRAELGLPPLPEKKGQYTVAEYRAIYGVMNQGMGTPSGVLKDMSEDGMTPTTGLQPQKGEGEESAPEDGKNPGHNTPKLETRDEKATNKTSNPLKAD, from the coding sequence GTGAGTCAAATCGGCTACTGGACAAATCTAGTGTCGGCATTTCGTGGGGGTAAGAGTCCGCAGCCAAGAGCGGAACTTACGCCTTTTTATTTTCCGTTCGTATCGGGAGGCAATGTTCGTCCTCAACCAAAACTGACGATGAATCATGCCAAGCTCCGTGTGTTCTCAGAAAGCCCTATTCCCCGTCGTGCCATCGACTACATCAAGAACCAGGTATCGATGCTCGAATGGGACGTTCTTACCAAAGACGGTAAAGAGCTGAACAGTCGCCAGAAGAAAGACGCTGCTCGTGTCAAAGCGATTCTGGAAACGCCAAACTCGCAAGAGTCATGGCGAACGTTCATTGAGCAGATCGCCGAGGACATGTTGGTTATCGGTTACTCCTCGATTGAGAAGCGAGACTGGTCCGCAAACAAAGAGCGCCCATTGGTGCTATACCCGTTTGATAGCGCCAGTTTACAAATGTACTCGGATTGGGATGGAACGCCATCCAAGCCAAGATTCGCTCAAGTTGACGGATACGGTCAGATGATCAACTTCCGCGATGATCAGCTCATCTATGTACGAAACAATCCTCGGACTAATACGCCGTGGGGCTTGAGTCCGCTTGAGGTTGCGGCCCAAACGATTGACTACCTATTGAGTGCCCAAGCCTACGCCGGTAGATCCGCGGGCAACGCAACGGCGCGTAAGCTAGTTGATCTAGGCGAGGACATCGATCCTGCACAGCTTGAGGAGATCCGCATGTGGTGGAGATCCGAGGTTGAGGGTCGCGGTCACACTCCGATCATCGGCGGTTCCAAAGGTGCCAAGTCGATTGAGCTGGGAGCTACTAACGACGAGGGATTGTTCCTTAAATGGCAAGGCTTCCTCATTAACCAAGTAGCAAATGCGTTCGGTCTGGACTCGCAAAAGTTCGGCGCTGTTCTGGCGTCTCGGGCTACGGGTGATATTCTGGATGATTCAACGGATGAAGGCGCTATTCGCCCTCTCGCCCACTCCATCGCCGCGGCCATCAATCGCGGTGTTATTGAAGCGCTCGGCATCAAGGATCTGAAATTCGTTTTCCGTTGGACAGCGAACTACAAAGACCGTAAGTCTCTGGCCGCCATCCACCAAATCTACATCACGCAAGATGTACTAACGATTGATGAGACTCGGGCTGAGTTGGGATTACCTCCACTCCCTGAGAAGAAAGGTCAGTACACCGTTGCTGAGTACCGCGCTATTTACGGCGTGATGAATCAAGGCATGGGAACGCCATCGGGCGTCTTGAAAGACATGTCAGAGGACGGTATGACGCCAACAACCGGCTTGCAACCGCAAAAAGGCGAGGGCGAAGAATCGGCTCCCGAAGACGGAAAGAATCCCGGACACAACACTCCGAAGTTAGAAACTCGGGATGAGAAAGCAACAAATAAAACTTCAAATCCATTGAAAGCGGATTGA
- a CDS encoding antirestriction protein ArdA, whose amino-acid sequence MEINIYVANLGKYNEGELVGDWISLPATQDELNELFVKIKLGYFDEDGEYQHGFTEFDPQYGHDFFYEEFAIHDYEAPFKINEYDSIDKLNEYAEALVNADIDEDVFEAICDCTSTMEEALEVISNEDYRIWDECNDMSDVAYYYYEETGLMTEIPSAIQNYIDWDAVGRDMEIEGNYARAGHKVYVEVFR is encoded by the coding sequence ATGGAAATCAATATCTACGTAGCAAACTTGGGCAAGTACAACGAAGGCGAACTTGTGGGCGACTGGATCTCTCTGCCGGCGACTCAAGATGAGCTGAATGAGCTATTCGTCAAGATCAAGTTGGGCTACTTCGATGAGGACGGCGAGTATCAGCACGGCTTCACCGAGTTTGATCCGCAATACGGGCACGACTTCTTCTACGAGGAATTTGCGATACACGACTATGAAGCTCCGTTCAAGATCAACGAGTACGATTCTATCGACAAGCTGAATGAGTACGCCGAGGCATTGGTAAATGCGGACATCGACGAGGATGTTTTCGAGGCAATATGCGATTGCACAAGCACGATGGAAGAAGCCCTGGAAGTCATTAGCAATGAAGACTATCGCATATGGGACGAATGCAACGATATGAGCGACGTTGCCTACTACTACTACGAGGAGACTGGCTTGATGACCGAAATCCCAAGCGCAATTCAGAACTACATTGATTGGGATGCCGTGGGGCGCGATATGGAGATTGAAGGCAACTACGCTCGGGCTGGTCATAAGGTGTACGTGGAGGTGTTCCGCTAA
- a CDS encoding phage tail tube protein translates to MPVLSYNSWLGLSFETKWGEAPIAPTNFIPFKTLKSEDDVKQILDTGKRGSLSKDFASFQGSILGKVDVDMNVYADVIGYFLKSFFGKDDVTGSGSTYTHKFTLANEQPPSLSMYDYDGFSERIYSGGNVESLGFKFTVEGDLTCSAKMQTKLSTVSETEHTPSYTTTPMFVGYQATCNIAGAPNTRLIGGDLTMKRAVKMTFGANNSQAPSKSSVGTLEVTGKLDFEIDDYTELDYYLKNTQPSLELKFQNGDNVLTFSLSKCNFEKMSGIDRGQEVAKISATVRGLYNTTDAGPIAVTLTNNVASY, encoded by the coding sequence ATGCCAGTATTATCTTATAACTCTTGGCTTGGTCTTTCGTTCGAGACTAAATGGGGCGAGGCTCCAATCGCACCGACAAACTTTATTCCGTTCAAAACGCTGAAATCCGAGGACGATGTTAAGCAGATCCTTGATACCGGTAAGCGTGGCTCCCTGTCCAAAGACTTCGCATCCTTCCAAGGTTCCATCCTCGGTAAAGTCGATGTTGACATGAACGTTTACGCGGATGTGATCGGCTACTTTCTAAAGTCCTTCTTCGGTAAGGACGACGTAACTGGATCTGGTTCTACTTACACTCACAAGTTCACTCTGGCTAACGAGCAGCCTCCTAGCTTGAGCATGTACGACTACGACGGATTCAGTGAGCGCATCTACTCTGGCGGTAACGTTGAGAGCTTGGGATTTAAGTTCACCGTCGAAGGCGACCTCACTTGCTCCGCTAAGATGCAAACAAAGCTGTCCACGGTATCGGAAACTGAGCATACCCCAAGCTACACAACTACGCCGATGTTTGTCGGTTATCAAGCTACTTGCAACATTGCAGGAGCGCCTAACACTCGCTTGATCGGCGGAGACTTGACGATGAAACGCGCCGTGAAAATGACCTTCGGTGCTAACAACTCGCAAGCCCCTTCCAAGTCTTCCGTAGGTACGCTCGAAGTAACGGGCAAGCTCGACTTCGAAATCGACGACTACACAGAATTGGATTACTACCTGAAAAATACTCAGCCGTCCCTTGAGCTGAAATTCCAAAACGGCGATAACGTTCTGACTTTCTCGTTGAGCAAATGTAACTTCGAAAAAATGAGCGGTATCGATCGCGGCCAAGAGGTTGCTAAAATCTCCGCTACAGTACGCGGTCTGTACAACACTACTGATGCCGGTCCAATCGCCGTAACACTGACAAACAACGTTGCTTCTTACTAA
- the terL gene encoding phage terminase large subunit, with product MTDNERRERIDILTQQADIYSQLHDSGRLDSKEAPKYVAVLRELDRLREIEACRYDIMRFAKRYFNNGRIMKPETPSPDFHYDMAGLICDELNAKDRNSFIAAVAPRSHAKSMIGTVVSIIYSAVYKIHDYFVIIGNRQEGSKQLLAIIKYELMNNDELRRDFGDLYNKSSWSMMEIITGNGVKIQAAGSGDALRGLNHLGSRPWVFCDDIEKDPDVLSPDYRDKIHEWFNSTVVPLGSPSPGGTKIVWVGTILHVDSVLNRVMKNDTRFKSKRFSAIVEWPTNMDQWDQWGELLNKRDFDDVESEDEAAQKAGKLAREFYDANRKEMDEGAIVLWPDRMSLYDLMVIRQANRKSFLTEYIGDPRDDSTVLFGSFTYYDLAEINMNDLEIYGSVDPSLGKNGRSDLSAIITIGRHKRTGINYVLDVDAKRRSPDKIIEDIIAKTDRFKYRGFAVETIQFQHLFMTDLAKRAAMEGAYLPIREVRPNSDKWLRIASLEPLVSNGFIRFQKSHRELVDELENVSVDGGLPRNDDRADALELAMSLVRQNRKRLAFGTI from the coding sequence ATGACCGACAATGAACGTCGGGAGCGAATCGACATCCTCACTCAGCAAGCCGACATCTACAGTCAACTACACGACTCTGGACGACTGGACTCCAAGGAGGCTCCGAAATACGTAGCTGTCCTTCGTGAGCTAGATCGGCTCCGTGAGATCGAGGCGTGTCGGTACGACATCATGCGCTTTGCGAAGCGCTATTTCAATAACGGGCGGATCATGAAGCCCGAGACTCCTTCCCCTGATTTTCACTACGACATGGCAGGACTCATTTGCGATGAGCTGAACGCCAAGGATCGCAATTCTTTTATTGCGGCCGTGGCTCCCCGTTCCCATGCCAAGTCAATGATCGGTACGGTCGTGAGTATCATCTACTCAGCCGTGTACAAGATCCATGATTACTTCGTGATCATCGGTAACAGACAGGAAGGTTCGAAGCAGTTACTAGCGATCATCAAATACGAGCTTATGAACAACGACGAGCTTCGGCGTGACTTCGGGGATCTGTACAACAAATCCTCGTGGTCGATGATGGAGATTATCACGGGCAATGGCGTTAAGATTCAAGCTGCCGGTTCTGGCGATGCGCTTCGTGGACTCAATCACCTGGGATCGCGACCTTGGGTGTTTTGCGATGACATCGAGAAAGATCCCGACGTTTTGAGTCCCGACTACCGAGATAAGATCCATGAATGGTTTAACTCGACGGTCGTTCCGCTAGGTAGCCCGTCACCAGGCGGTACTAAGATCGTTTGGGTTGGTACGATCCTGCATGTCGATTCCGTACTAAACCGGGTCATGAAAAATGACACACGGTTTAAGTCCAAACGCTTCTCGGCGATTGTTGAGTGGCCGACGAACATGGATCAGTGGGATCAGTGGGGTGAGCTACTAAACAAGCGCGACTTCGACGATGTGGAATCCGAGGATGAAGCAGCTCAAAAAGCCGGCAAACTGGCTCGTGAGTTTTACGATGCCAACCGCAAGGAAATGGACGAAGGCGCAATTGTTCTATGGCCCGATCGGATGAGCTTGTATGATCTGATGGTCATTCGCCAAGCGAACCGTAAGTCGTTCCTGACCGAGTATATCGGAGATCCACGCGATGACTCGACGGTGCTGTTCGGCTCCTTCACGTACTACGATCTCGCTGAGATCAACATGAATGATCTTGAGATTTACGGATCAGTCGATCCATCCCTAGGCAAGAACGGTCGCTCTGACTTGAGCGCGATCATCACTATTGGGCGCCACAAGCGGACCGGCATTAACTACGTTCTGGATGTCGATGCAAAGCGCCGATCTCCGGACAAAATCATTGAGGACATTATTGCTAAGACTGATCGGTTCAAGTACCGCGGCTTCGCGGTCGAGACGATTCAGTTCCAACATTTATTTATGACAGACTTAGCAAAGCGCGCCGCGATGGAGGGCGCTTATTTGCCGATCCGTGAAGTTCGACCAAATTCAGATAAATGGTTGCGTATCGCATCCCTTGAGCCGTTGGTTTCCAACGGTTTTATTCGTTTTCAGAAAAGCCATCGAGAGTTGGTCGATGAGCTTGAGAATGTTTCGGTCGATGGCGGATTGCCACGGAACGATGACCGCGCCGACGCCCTAGAGTTGGCGATGTCGCTAGTTCGCCAGAACCGTAAGCGGTTGGCGTTCGGAACCATCTAG
- a CDS encoding phBC6A51 family helix-turn-helix protein, with the protein MPGEVFAQMKAEKQKALLLLTQQIIDPNAPKLTYAEIAEQAGISERQLFRWRTNDGEFAQARKEIVESYADELIADAFMALKYQVSRNKNVKAAEVLLKSRGMLVDRKEVAGELKHEHSDVSKQDNNALMDELEALKRKLSGE; encoded by the coding sequence ATGCCAGGTGAAGTGTTTGCACAAATGAAAGCCGAGAAGCAAAAGGCGCTGCTCTTGCTGACACAGCAGATCATCGATCCGAATGCTCCGAAGTTAACGTATGCCGAGATCGCCGAGCAAGCCGGTATTTCCGAGCGTCAGCTATTCAGATGGCGTACCAATGACGGTGAGTTCGCTCAGGCCCGTAAGGAGATCGTCGAGTCGTATGCGGACGAGCTGATCGCCGATGCGTTCATGGCGCTCAAGTACCAGGTTAGCCGCAACAAAAACGTCAAGGCAGCCGAGGTGCTTCTCAAGAGCCGCGGTATGCTCGTAGATCGAAAAGAGGTTGCCGGCGAATTAAAGCACGAACATTCAGACGTATCCAAGCAAGATAACAATGCGCTGATGGACGAGCTGGAAGCGTTAAAGAGAAAACTCAGCGGAGAGTAA
- a CDS encoding type II toxin-antitoxin system death-on-curing family toxin, translating into MYIQVTLEQIILFHDYALAQDGGLPGIKDEGHLMAIWDKPFHEYFGTELYPGLAHKAAIYLESIAQAHAFNDANKRTAVLVMLTFLDMNGRQLRATEKELFDITIQVVTHEVDIPYLTAWINARI; encoded by the coding sequence GTGTATATTCAAGTCACTCTCGAACAAATCATCTTGTTTCATGATTATGCGTTGGCGCAGGACGGTGGACTACCAGGCATAAAAGACGAGGGCCATTTAATGGCGATATGGGACAAACCCTTCCACGAGTATTTTGGAACAGAGTTGTATCCTGGACTCGCGCATAAAGCCGCTATTTATCTCGAATCAATAGCGCAAGCCCACGCCTTTAATGATGCCAATAAGCGTACCGCCGTTCTGGTCATGCTAACGTTCCTAGACATGAACGGAAGACAACTAAGAGCTACCGAGAAGGAGCTTTTTGATATAACGATTCAAGTTGTAACACACGAGGTAGATATTCCGTACTTGACCGCATGGATCAACGCGAGAATTTAA
- a CDS encoding LamG domain-containing protein, translating to MRDDTVLIQILKSLYDRPNEDDDNTYENTLIQFFDAPHDTGLLTSFVSTKIALEKLYSNLSESVTFTATAMPTVTNPDTLTWGGYHTPTTDPVDFVRATIAVKQDLSQVASGVPRYEAGKFGQAIMIEEGTTNRATYDDVTNVDTAQWKTERIAPYTFKVTALVDAPVSQQQTSATYVGKFGELSVASNTSCTMSLEIVDRSNPDLVPGCGGFGAMTNSVGNRYWKTVKHTAVWHHNVNAVVVPTTGLPTVKAGDYIIVRNPQLEVKPYMTTFVPGARNNEKVTLPFPAKAEQGTVEVWVYVNYAAKRQDGELNRVFNVSEASGDYGFMLYHSADSAHWRWGVYDQYQNKTYISVSDSYTPDGWHLFTVTWSSKEIALFIDGVRLASTTDFVLPTTLGSVMNLGSGTSQQRISTLFDEVRISRVARSDAEILAAYQANKPFPIDLQTVYKIGFDGNLNPATDSVLAKANWYWGYGGV from the coding sequence ATGCGCGATGACACGGTATTAATTCAGATTCTAAAGTCTTTGTACGACCGGCCGAATGAGGACGACGACAACACTTATGAAAATACGCTGATCCAGTTTTTTGATGCACCGCATGATACGGGCCTGCTGACTTCGTTTGTATCTACCAAGATCGCGCTAGAAAAGCTGTATTCAAATTTGAGCGAGTCAGTCACGTTTACCGCCACGGCAATGCCGACTGTGACGAATCCAGATACGCTCACTTGGGGCGGATACCACACTCCGACCACAGATCCAGTAGATTTCGTTCGGGCGACTATCGCCGTAAAGCAGGATTTATCTCAAGTAGCTTCGGGCGTACCGCGGTATGAGGCAGGAAAATTCGGTCAAGCAATCATGATTGAAGAAGGTACAACTAATCGGGCTACCTACGATGACGTAACAAACGTTGACACGGCGCAATGGAAGACCGAACGCATAGCTCCGTACACGTTCAAGGTAACGGCTCTGGTAGATGCTCCGGTGAGCCAGCAGCAAACATCCGCTACCTACGTAGGCAAATTCGGGGAATTATCCGTAGCCTCCAATACGTCTTGTACGATGAGCTTGGAAATTGTTGACCGCTCTAATCCCGATCTTGTTCCTGGTTGTGGGGGATTCGGGGCGATGACAAACTCCGTCGGTAATAGGTACTGGAAGACTGTTAAGCATACCGCAGTATGGCACCACAACGTTAACGCTGTTGTCGTTCCTACGACGGGTCTTCCTACAGTAAAGGCCGGCGACTACATCATTGTGCGTAACCCCCAATTGGAAGTTAAGCCGTACATGACTACGTTCGTCCCTGGCGCTCGAAACAATGAAAAAGTAACTCTCCCCTTCCCTGCTAAAGCAGAACAAGGAACGGTCGAGGTTTGGGTTTACGTCAATTACGCAGCCAAGCGTCAAGATGGCGAGTTAAATCGTGTCTTTAACGTTTCGGAAGCATCGGGAGATTACGGATTCATGCTATACCACTCGGCGGACTCCGCTCACTGGCGTTGGGGAGTATACGACCAGTACCAAAATAAAACGTACATTAGCGTTTCGGATTCATATACACCCGATGGATGGCACCTATTTACCGTTACGTGGAGCAGTAAGGAAATCGCTCTTTTCATTGACGGAGTGAGACTGGCTTCCACGACTGATTTCGTGCTTCCTACGACATTGGGATCGGTAATGAACTTGGGGTCGGGAACGTCACAGCAGCGTATCAGTACGCTATTCGATGAGGTTCGTATCTCTCGGGTAGCCAGATCGGATGCGGAAATCTTGGCCGCTTATCAAGCTAATAAACCATTCCCGATTGATTTGCAAACCGTGTACAAGATCGGCTTTGACGGTAACTTAAACCCGGCAACTGACTCGGTACTGGCAAAAGCAAATTGGTATTGGGGATACGGAGGTGTTTGA
- a CDS encoding phage tail tape measure protein, protein MANEAQLNIRVTATNDAEGVLKQLAEVMDKLGTSIREASQMAQQAFESMSKSAITEGNSAAQAATNTANETEKQFNSMASVINANRLKIGQDVDAIRQDFINLDNVKLTESKAEVKALASAVKSAKSPVSSLKKEFDTSFDGIGKATKNAADTVTKNLTEMKKGFDPLESAAQSADKSVSTYMKNMAESVQAQKASIIGDLESISDKFDEVARARRNQNGGDSVDSYVKSDALMDVGQQFQQWGETGMGAFTSMVGDAADFEKSLSGISAALYATGTPLDQANVTVGQLKEKALDLGSHYHRSANEIADAMDAMIRQGVSAQAVLDGAAASAIKVSLVTKQDLGSTATVISDIFNEFRGDFETNGKSMEQNMNDVGNSMTAAMLQARISMDDYLNTMKYVGPQASALGVPLNDVSAAIATLAEHGIKGSSAGTALRRMFTNIVQPTEDGTTALKELGLVQGDHNKLIDEATGKMKPLVEVQRLLHDSMENLTPVQQQAYTKMIFGQYALSGMTAFVKSSSDEFKGLTEQMQNVSAEQAAQIAIDNLSGDVMLLEANMGTLRKTMGDTLETAMRSLVQTVDKIVVAFTGLPEPVQKTIMVILGVGSGLLVATGAIMTFAATIGFLSMGLGQLGLTFASFLVPFTSFGSMIGGIGATVATLGTRLGGVAGAFRGIGTAISVLTKAPFQMLTSFVMFMRGIPDIVMRIPQAFTFLGEAFVSLRLQGALALTVIRTAFSNFGTYLFTLGPRIIAAVTSAFSWTSIVAVARVAMSTLFGPWGLLIAAIVAGVGLIITNWDSIKAWVQEHFGGTMVGDFTKFKETFTQIWNAIRDDFKAAWDFMKENLKAAWDYIHPTLEGAVTKVKTFWTENWDSIKQVFDFVWKACIVILTPALATITTAITFGIGFIAGAWSDTWNLIKDTFKTVWDLVVDIIRLNWDMVSGVITIGLDLLTGKWGKAWEDIKKLFSNVWDDIITLIKNLSGNVFNMGLDFVKGLANGITSGISYVISAAKSVVSSITSIFSSAPKAPNVGGSSVNIPAFAEGGKVDRPTLALVGEGGESEYIIPESKLKGGGLFGDLHTGTSPLPDTIPLGNGFSSSRGGGGVSITKLEINVNGVGKDGRSIGSDIADQLRQQFHFAL, encoded by the coding sequence ATGGCAAATGAAGCTCAACTGAATATCAGGGTCACGGCTACCAACGATGCAGAAGGCGTCCTCAAGCAGCTCGCCGAGGTGATGGACAAGCTCGGAACCTCTATTCGTGAGGCTTCGCAGATGGCGCAACAAGCATTCGAATCGATGTCCAAATCGGCGATCACCGAGGGCAATTCTGCCGCTCAAGCCGCGACCAATACGGCAAATGAAACTGAAAAGCAATTTAATAGCATGGCAAGTGTTATCAACGCTAACCGGCTCAAGATCGGACAGGACGTTGATGCGATCCGCCAGGACTTCATTAACTTGGATAACGTTAAGCTCACGGAATCTAAAGCCGAAGTCAAGGCGCTTGCTTCCGCTGTCAAATCGGCAAAGAGTCCCGTCAGTTCGCTAAAGAAAGAGTTCGACACTTCTTTCGATGGCATCGGAAAAGCCACTAAGAATGCGGCCGATACGGTGACTAAGAATTTAACCGAAATGAAAAAAGGCTTTGATCCGCTTGAGAGCGCGGCACAAAGCGCAGATAAATCGGTCAGCACGTATATGAAGAACATGGCCGAGTCCGTTCAAGCTCAGAAAGCGTCCATCATCGGTGACTTGGAATCTATCTCCGATAAATTCGATGAGGTAGCCAGAGCAAGACGTAATCAGAACGGTGGAGACAGCGTAGACAGCTACGTAAAGAGCGATGCTTTGATGGACGTTGGTCAGCAGTTCCAACAATGGGGCGAGACCGGTATGGGAGCCTTCACTTCCATGGTAGGTGACGCGGCAGACTTCGAGAAATCCTTATCGGGTATCAGCGCGGCTCTTTACGCAACGGGTACTCCGCTTGATCAAGCAAACGTTACTGTCGGTCAGTTAAAGGAAAAGGCGCTTGATCTCGGATCTCATTATCACCGTTCGGCTAACGAAATCGCCGACGCGATGGATGCAATGATCCGCCAAGGTGTTAGCGCTCAAGCCGTTCTGGATGGAGCCGCTGCATCGGCGATCAAAGTTTCCCTCGTAACCAAGCAGGACTTGGGAAGCACGGCGACTGTTATCTCCGATATTTTCAATGAGTTCCGCGGAGACTTCGAGACAAACGGAAAGTCCATGGAGCAAAACATGAACGATGTCGGAAACTCGATGACAGCAGCTATGCTCCAAGCTAGGATCTCGATGGATGACTACTTGAACACGATGAAATACGTGGGTCCGCAAGCATCCGCCCTCGGCGTTCCGCTGAACGATGTTTCGGCAGCCATCGCAACATTGGCGGAGCATGGTATCAAAGGATCTAGTGCCGGTACTGCATTGCGTCGTATGTTTACAAACATTGTGCAGCCTACAGAGGACGGAACCACGGCTCTCAAGGAACTTGGGTTGGTGCAGGGCGATCATAACAAGCTGATCGATGAGGCAACGGGCAAGATGAAGCCGCTCGTCGAGGTTCAAAGATTGTTACATGATTCCATGGAGAACTTGACGCCAGTTCAGCAGCAAGCCTACACCAAAATGATTTTCGGTCAGTATGCCCTGTCCGGCATGACCGCGTTTGTTAAGTCCAGCTCGGACGAATTTAAGGGATTGACTGAGCAAATGCAGAACGTGTCCGCAGAGCAAGCGGCGCAGATCGCGATTGATAACCTATCTGGCGACGTTATGTTGCTCGAAGCTAACATGGGTACTTTGCGTAAAACCATGGGTGATACGTTGGAGACAGCCATGCGCTCTCTTGTGCAGACGGTCGATAAGATAGTGGTCGCGTTCACTGGACTTCCTGAGCCGGTTCAAAAAACGATCATGGTCATTCTCGGTGTCGGATCTGGCTTGCTTGTGGCGACTGGTGCAATCATGACATTCGCGGCCACAATCGGGTTCCTATCGATGGGACTCGGGCAACTAGGACTGACATTTGCCTCTTTCCTGGTTCCTTTTACTTCTTTCGGATCTATGATCGGTGGTATTGGTGCGACGGTCGCTACTTTGGGAACAAGACTAGGCGGAGTTGCAGGAGCCTTCCGAGGCATTGGTACGGCAATCAGCGTCTTGACCAAAGCCCCATTCCAGATGTTGACGAGCTTCGTCATGTTCATGCGGGGCATTCCAGACATCGTTATGCGTATTCCTCAAGCGTTCACGTTCCTTGGCGAAGCGTTCGTTTCCTTGCGACTCCAAGGCGCCCTCGCGCTGACTGTTATCAGAACGGCGTTCTCTAATTTTGGAACGTATCTGTTTACGCTTGGGCCGCGCATCATTGCCGCGGTTACTTCGGCGTTCTCTTGGACATCGATTGTAGCTGTAGCTCGGGTCGCTATGTCAACGTTATTCGGCCCGTGGGGTCTGCTGATCGCGGCGATCGTTGCCGGCGTGGGCTTGATCATCACGAATTGGGATAGCATCAAGGCATGGGTGCAAGAGCATTTCGGCGGTACGATGGTCGGAGACTTCACCAAGTTCAAGGAAACCTTTACTCAAATTTGGAACGCAATTCGCGATGATTTCAAGGCGGCGTGGGACTTTATGAAGGAGAACCTAAAGGCGGCATGGGACTACATCCATCCAACGCTTGAGGGTGCCGTTACTAAAGTCAAGACGTTCTGGACTGAGAATTGGGACAGCATCAAGCAGGTATTCGATTTCGTCTGGAAGGCTTGTATCGTAATCTTAACGCCTGCCCTTGCGACCATTACAACGGCGATCACGTTCGGCATCGGTTTCATTGCCGGTGCATGGAGTGACACTTGGAATCTGATCAAAGACACGTTCAAGACCGTATGGGATCTCGTCGTAGATATTATCCGCCTCAATTGGGATATGGTGAGCGGCGTAATTACTATCGGATTGGACTTGCTGACTGGTAAGTGGGGTAAGGCGTGGGAGGACATCAAGAAACTGTTCTCTAACGTGTGGGACGATATTATCACACTAATCAAGAACCTGAGCGGCAACGTGTTCAACATGGGTCTGGATTTCGTCAAAGGACTTGCGAACGGTATCACTAGCGGTATCAGCTACGTTATTAGCGCGGCCAAATCCGTAGTGAGTTCGATCACGAGCATTTTCAGTAGCGCTCCGAAAGCTCCGAACGTAGGCGGTAGCAGCGTGAACATCCCTGCATTTGCCGAAGGCGGTAAGGTAGACCGCCCGACACTGGCTCTGGTCGGTGAGGGTGGCGAGTCGGAGTATATCATCCCTGAGTCCAAGCTCAAGGGAGGCGGATTGTTCGGTGATCTTCATACCGGCACTAGCCCTCTGCCTGACACGATTCCTCTCGGAAATGGCTTCTCGTCTTCTCGCGGTGGTGGTGGCGTGTCCATTACCAAGCTAGAAATCAACGTGAACGGTGTCGGCAAAGACGGTCGTAGCATCGGTAGTGACATCGCGGATCAGCTACGCCAACAATTCCATTTTGCATTGTAA
- a CDS encoding HK97 gp10 family phage protein has translation MPLNFDFEDFGFIKNVQELPVIVERETTNLLVDMAIWIKADLKKQVPVKTGNLRSSVRYELKDGYEKDASFFSVDYGKWIDEGTGVYGPSGKRIRPATKKAMYWKAENKFMSSIAGIKPRKFTQKTFRGALREVDPLIDSAASRIFRDVIGR, from the coding sequence ATGCCGTTGAATTTTGATTTCGAGGATTTCGGATTTATCAAAAACGTCCAAGAGCTTCCCGTAATTGTGGAGCGCGAGACAACAAATTTGCTCGTAGACATGGCGATCTGGATTAAGGCGGATTTGAAAAAACAAGTACCCGTTAAGACGGGTAATCTCCGATCCTCGGTTCGATATGAGCTGAAAGATGGGTATGAAAAAGACGCATCGTTCTTCTCGGTCGATTACGGTAAGTGGATAGACGAGGGTACGGGTGTGTACGGTCCGAGCGGAAAGCGGATCAGACCGGCTACCAAGAAAGCTATGTATTGGAAAGCCGAGAACAAATTTATGTCTAGCATCGCCGGCATCAAGCCGAGAAAGTTCACGCAAAAAACCTTTAGAGGTGCATTGCGCGAGGTAGATCCATTGATCGATAGTGCGGCCAGCAGAATCTTTAGGGATGTGATTGGTAGATGA